GAGTATTTATACATATGCCCTTTTTAACTATTTCTAcgtaaattatttaataaattctcaTCAACTAGATACTCGTAGTTAtcgaatattttaaaaatacccctttaagtattcaaaaggagtcaaaatAGTCCTAGTTTTCAAAACGACCAGCGGAtcgttacatcacctaccacttaaacaaacgttcgtcctcgaacggaaaaagaaaagagctaacctgaacgctaaaaaagatgaggatatttactcctcatgtttgactctgtctcccatgtagcctcctctagtggacgatgcttccattgaacctttactgaagcaatctccttggaccttagcttccgaatttgcctatccaaaatagttatcggctcttcctcaaaagtcaaattctgatcaagtaacactgaatcccattgaatcacatgatcaccaccctgatgatacttcttaagcattgaaatatgaaatacaggatggacACCTAACAACccaggtggcaaagccaactgatatgccacctcaccaatacgctccacaatctcgaaaggaccaatgtaccttggactcaacttgcccttctttccaaatctcatcacacccttcatgggtgaaaccttaagtagaaccctctctccaaccataaactctaaatcacgAACCTTCCTATCTGCGTAACttttttgcctgctttgagccatgagaagtctatcttggatcaacttgaccttgtccaaAGACTCCCTTAACAAATCTGTACTccatggtctaacctcaaatgcatcaaaccaaccaattggaaatcgacatctcctaccatacagagcctcaaatggtgccatcccaatgctcgaatgataattattattgtaagcaaactccgctAAAGGCAAGAACtgatcccactgaccaccaaagtcaatcacacacgcccgcAATATGTTTtcaagaacctgaatagtccgctcagactgaccatcagtctgagggtgaaaggctgtactaagatccacccgagtgcccaactctttctgcatagatcgccagaaatgagatgtaaattgggtgccacgatctgaaataatagatataggaaccccatgcaaccaaACTATCTCCCGAATATAAATCTTGGCTAACCTTTCTGAGTTATAGGTAgtctgaactggtacaaagtgtgcagacttagtcagtcgatccacgatgacccatgtagcatcaaacttacccaaggtacgtggcaaccctaccacaaagtccatagcaatgcgctcccacttccactcaggtatgggcatcctctgagtcatacctccaggcttttggtgttcatacttcacttgctgacaattcaaacatcgagatacaaaatctactatgtccctcttcatacgacaccaccaatagtgttgcttcaagtcacgatacatcttagtagcccccggatgaatagagtacctcgaactatgagcctcctccatgatcaatctagtcaaatcacctgtacgaggaacacatatacgacctttaatcctcaaaactctctcactatcaagaattgcagccttggcttctccttttaaaaccttgtccctaatcttacataaatcaccatcatcaaactgttgagcccgaatctgctccaacatggatgacctagcctccatataagccaacaccttaccagattttgaaatatcaagtctcacaaagctattggccaGGAATTGGACATCCCTAGCTAGGGGACGCTCGCCAACCTGTAACATGGCTAGgctacccatacttaccgccttccgactcaaggcatctgctacaacatttgttttgcctgggtgataaagaatagtcatatcgtagtctttgagcaactccaaccatctcctctgcctcaaatttagatccctctgattgaatatatattggagactacgatgatccgtgaacacctcacaatgcacaccataaagataatgcctccaaatctttaatgcaaacaccacagccgccaactctaaatcatgaatagggtagttcttctcatgaaacTTTAactgccttgaagcataagctatcaccctttccttctgcatcaacacacaaccaagaccaaccaagaagcatcacaatatacgacaaaaccctctccctccacgggtagggtcaaaattggagcaatagtcaataaagtcttgagcttttggaaactaacctcacattcgTTGGACCACTGAAAAGTCACCTCATTCTGTGTCAATatagttaatggagatgcaatggatgagaaaccctcaacaaaccgtcgataataacctgcaaggcccaagaaactccgaatctcagtaactgaagtaggtctgacccaatctctaaccgcctcaatcttcttaggatccaccatgataccctccttggacactacatgtcccaagaatgctaccgaactaagccaaaactcacactttgaaaactttgcatacaacttcttctcctttagaatcccaagaacaatccttaaatgatgctcatgttcctccttagtgcgtgagtatatcaatatatcatctatgaagataataacaaaggaatctaaatacggtctgaacacgccattcatcaagtccataaaagctgctggggcattagtcaatccgaaagacatcaccaaaaactcgtaatgaccataacgtgttctaaaagccgtcttagggatatcctccgccctaaccttcagctgatgatagccagatctcaagtcaattttggagaaaactgaagcaccttgtaactgatcaaataaatcatcaatacgaggtatcggatacttatttctgatggttaccttgttcaactgccgatagtcaatacacatacgcatagatccatctttcttcttcacaaataacactggagcaccccaaggagatacactttgtctaataaaacctttgctcaacaaatcctgcaactgctccttcaactctttcaattcagccggtgccatacgataaggaggaatggagATAGGTCGAGTGCCTGGCtccaaatcaatacaaaaatcaatatcacgatcTGGTGGAAGATCTGGCAAATCGGTCGGAAATACTTCtaaaaattcactcactactggaatagactcaagcataAGAGTCTCAATACTAGTATCTCGAATGTGGGCCAAGTATgccaaacatcctctctgtaccaactgacaagccttaaggaatgatatcacacccttagaaggatgactaagagtacctctccattctactataggaattccaggcatagctaaagtgatggtcttggcatgacaatttaaaattgcgtggtaagaagataaccaatccataccaagaatcacatcaaaatctatcatatctAAGACCTTTAAATCTGCATGAGTGTCACACCCCATCAAAGTAACAGTACATAAACGATACACCCAATCTACAACTACAGAATCCccgacaggagtagaaacacgtattgacaaatcaagagactcacacaatatatccagactaggagcaaaatatgtgaacacataagaataagtagagcctggatcaaataatacagtagctggtcgatgacaaaccgaaataatacctgtgataacagcatctgaggcttcagcctctggcctacctggaaaagcataacaatgaGAACGACCTCCCtcagattgtgaacctccacgaccaccacctcgaccagaaggagaaccacctctacctgaatgagaaccacctccACCATTCTGTGCACCACCCCTAGCTGTTGGTTGTGTAGCCCTGGAGGTCGAAGCCTGAGAACCCTGATGTAAGCCACCACGTCTGgtcctagggcagtctctcacaaagtgtcccatatcaccacactcaaaACAGCCCCTACGAGACGCAGGCTGATGAGAGGAACCTGAATGACCAGAATGCCCTCCACGAACTacaggtctagaagatgaaccctgcgaagtatgcaccgagctcgaagagttatgcccagcgtaaccagcctcagacgctggtatagcagcatgaatgggtctgctggACTGAGGCTGATAACCTCTGCCAAAGTAACCCCGGCTCCTAGgcggagcaccaccataatcacctgaataacgagtcctcttgccctctcgctgctcaaatccctcacgccgaatcatctccaactccttagcagcatctaccactttctggaatggaacaccagaagaagcaacctgagaaactcctagacggatcggaataatcagccccttaacaaacctcctcactctctcagcctctgtgggaagtatcatcgaagcatgcctagccaaggcatgaaatttaccctcatactctgcaactgacataccattttgctgcaaaccctcaaactcggccctcttgcgctccctctcactacgtggaacaaatttggatagaaatacctgaATAAACTCAGTCCAGGATAGTGGATGAGATCCAGTtggcctactactaatataatccctccaccactgtttagcagagccagtcatctgaaacgctgtgtagtcaactccatgagactccactaatacaagattatgcaacctctcatgacaactaactataaactcatatgcatcctcagctaagtcaccagtataagtaggaggattcattagtctgaacctgccaaacatcttttgctcatcaatagtcatagaaggcctgttcaccaaatgtgatgtcatatctggaaactccatactatccaaaAGAGGAGCTACAGCGGCAGCTGGCTGAGTCCTGGGAGTCTGAGAATCTGGAGCAACTATCGGATctggagtttgacctccaacacgggtctgtgagccatcagaagtgacaggcaaagctcctgcctgggccatcccctctaggattcctaacatacgagccagggtatcttgaagcactggGGGAACAATAGTACTGGTTGGAGCCTGAGCtggcccatccccctcgacatgatcttgcacatccccatgaaGAACATCTGCATTAGGAGGTACGGTCCTATCATGACCCTGGGTAGCTATTGGTACTTGACCACCCACAGGTGCTGCAATACGGCCCCTACCTCGACCTCGAGCTCGTCCcctacctctacctcggatAGTGTTCCTAGAAGCAGGCGCAGGAATAGGATcctgaccaccacttgccgatgtacgattcctcgccatctgagagagaatgagatatcaagattagaatttctacaaggtcaagtgtgcacgataacgaataaaagaatagaatatttcctaaatgtcctatagcctctcgaagataggtatggacgtcttcataccaatccgcaagactctactagacattgctcttgtactcttgagaccgatgaacctagggctctgataccaaatttgtcacgacccaaatttttgcaagtcgtgatggcacctatgtttcCAActaataggtaagccaacccaacatattaacccaactaaaccaacaaatgagtaaaaaagaccaacgcttagcaagaatctccaacattgggttccttataagtacgaaatgcggaagataaaatatatcaccccaagaattggtgtcttaagtacaagagtttctaaaattcgaagcaagtctgaaactaaataacaaatctaacataagggatatcctgtttgaatactaataacagaataaataaaagatagagggaggtgtgggccacggaacagccaagcagctcaccacaactccaagaacttcaagctggactcaatttgctccacgagatgtgctcctactcggaatcgaatctgcaccacaaagagtgcaacaagcgtagtatgagtacgaaaccacgtgtacccagtatgtctcattgaccgacaacgaagaagtagtgacgggagttatataagaaaataaattcttagattgtacaagtatatatatatatatattacacttattatttaagtttcatcaataaaggaaatcaacatttaatattttccaaacaccaaacgaaacatatagtcatcaagaatgaatgatgggatgaaatgcaatgcaatatgatgccatgaaatgatatgtttcagaatacccagtactcactcaaccgtatatacataatactcctcggaaatacatcgagagttcatgacccatgggggactcgcgaggtccatataccgacacggacgatctccacgtgtctgtgcggacaatctcaacgcactatcataatatcaaataattttcgcacggacggtctccacgtgcccaaattacaatcttaacatctcaccatccccagcacggacgatctccacgtgcccaacttatactcagtctcatctctatgcatgtgcacaatattgtatcaatagaggggatgatgatgcatctcaatcaatcaatatgaacataatacataaccacctcaattatcacaactacacgggtgaaataaataaaacacaatcacacgaggaattcaagtcaataatatatcagctaatgcccatatacTTTGGCATTCTCAGatttcaatccacattctaaaatagaaattttcctttttataacaccggtactcgtaccaatacccgtcacaccattgatacgagaccaccatttTTCCCCTTACTccattgtctattttcatttttaatctttaattaggaaaacgtccttcaacaagtctaaaaagtcttaacataccttagatgccgagcttgtgccacgaatcttttaagatttttcctttccttttcgcaaggtttcggaACGTTCACGATCTAACAATGATGCAATTATTCGTAAGTAAGCGAGTTTGTATCAAATCATTATATGTCTATCGTATAccctaaaactcactcatatttcTAATCTAGCTCCAAGCCTTGATAAAATTTGTGTGccaaatttatcatatttgctAATTTCAAGTCAAGAATTTAACTTTAACCTCTCCAAATATCCTAGAATTCAATGT
The DNA window shown above is from Solanum lycopersicum chromosome 11, SLM_r2.1 and carries:
- the LOC138339550 gene encoding uncharacterized protein isoform X1, encoding MARNRTSASGGQDPIPAPASRNTIRGRGRGRARGRGRGRIAAPVGGQVPIATQGHDRTVPPNADVLHGDVQDHVEGDGPAQAPTSTIVPPVLQDTLARMLGILEGMAQAGALPVTSDGSQTRVGGQTPDPIVAPDSQTPRTQPAAAVAPLLDSMEFPDMTSHLVNRPSMTIDEQKMFGRFRLMNPPTYTGDLAEDAYEFIVSCHERLHNLVLVESHGVDYTAFQMTGSAKQWWRDYISSRPTGSHPLSWTEFIQVFLSKFVPRSERERKRAEFEGLQQNGMSVAEYEGKFHALARHASMILPTEAERVRRFVKGLIIPIRLGVSQVASSGVPFQKVVDAAKELEMIRREGFEQREGKRTRYSGDYGGAPPRSRGYFGRGYQPQSSRPIHAAIPASEAGYAGHNSSSSVHTSQGSSSRPVVRGGHSGHSGSSHQPASRRGCFECGDMGHFVRDCPRTRRGGLHQGSQASTSRATQPTARGGAQNGGGGSHSGRGGSPSGRGGGRGGSQSEGGRSHCYAFPGRPEAEASDAVITDRERSETLRKGKEKS
- the LOC138339550 gene encoding uncharacterized protein isoform X2 is translated as MARNRTSASGGQDPIPAPASRNTIRGRGRGRARGRGRGRIAAPVGGQVPIATQGHDRTVPPNADVLHGDVQDHVEGDGPAQAPTSTIVPPVLQDTLARMLGILEGMAQAGALPVTSDGSQTRVGGQTPDPIVAPDSQTPRTQPAAAVAPLLDSMEFPDMTSHLVNRPSMTIDEQKMFGRFRLMNPPTYTGDLAEDAYEFIVSCHERLHNLVLVESHGVDYTAFQMTGSAKQWWRDYISSRPTGSHPLSWTEFIQVFLSKFVPRSERERKRAEFEGLQQNGMSVAEYEGKFHALARHASMILPTEAERVRRFVKGLIIPIRLGVSQVASSGVPFQKVVDAAKELEMIRREGFEQREGKRTRYSGDYGGAPPRSRGYFGRGYQPQSSRPIHAAIPASEAGYAGHNSSSSVHTSQGSSSRPVVRGGHSGHSGSSHQPASRRGCFECGDMGHFVRDCPRTRRGGLHQGSQASTSRATQPTARGGAQNGGGGSHSGRGGSPSGRGGGRGGSQSEGGRSHCYAFPGRPEAEASDAVITDSIPSRSTSRGAN